CGGCGAGCGTTGCGGTGAGCGTGAGGGTGATGATGTTGAGTTTCATGGAATCCAGTGTGTTGAGAGTCGTGAGAAGGTGACCTGTGAAGGTCTAGCCGATTTCATTCTTTTGCAAGTAAATGGAATCACTTGTTTCGTTTGGTCGGCGGGCCCGGGAACGTCCAGCTGCCGTCGATGATCGCTTGGCTCGGTTCATACATGCGGACGGCGTAGTTCCAGCCTTCCATGATCGGAAGACAGTTCTCGGTCGTATCGGGATCTCCGCCGAAGCGGATGGTGTAGGAACCATCGCTGTTTGGCTTGGCGGTCAGGCTATTGAGACTGTAGGCGTTGTACTTGTTCTGTTGGAAATAGCCCGCTTCGTTGTAGAGGCTGATCGACCAAAAGCCTTTGACGGGAACATCCTTGACAACGATTTCATATTCGCCTACCGGCAGGTTCGGTTGGACGTTGATGTACTGAGCCGCCTTGTCCGGCAGGCCGCCCCAAGCCGATGCGGTGCCGATCATGAAGTGAACCGGGTTGACTTCGGCTTTGGAACCAAATGTCTGGGTGTATCGCTTCAGCCCCTTTGCCAATTCAAGGATCGCGTCGAGAGTCGCCTTGTAGCTGGTTTTGTCGTAGTTCGGCAGAACAAACGGTTGGTCCGATCCGGCATCGATCTGAATCTTGTCCTGCAGCTTGTGGGCGATCGCCAGATCGGAAGGATCTTCCGGGTTCGCTAGGGTACGAATCACGACGCCGACGTAAGGCGTCTGAAACTTCTCCAACGTCAATTCATGTGAGCCACCGCCGTAATAGACATCGTTCACATACCCGTCATTATTGATGACCATCAACGACATGTAACGCTTGCCGCTATCGGGAAGCGTTACCGTCGCACCTTTGGAAATGTTGATCACGCCGATACTGTAAAGCGTATCGCGGTTCATTCGAATCACATTTTGCTTGTCGATTGGCGTCGGCGTCCGGTTGCTGTGAACCTGGTTGATGCCCGACATCTTGAGGATTCCTTCAAACTCAAAGTCGGTCTGCGCTTTGTTAAAGTTATCGACATTGACAACGATTGGTGCGGCAGCATCGGATTGCGCGTTGGCGGTCGCCGCGGTGAGTGCGCCGGCAAGAGTTAATGTGATGGCGAAGATGTTTGTTTTCATGGTCATTGGATGGATTGAGTTTTGCATTGTCATGGGTTGCTTAAGTGAGCGGGTTGGACTGGAAATGTCCGGCCCGCCTGGATCAGAATCAAAAGGCGATCACTTCGCCTTCACGATGCCTGGTGGCTTCCAACTGCCTTTGCCGGGCGGAAGGACCGACGGAGCTTCGGTCGTTGGCCAGTAGAGCCGCATCACCAAATAGACTGTGTCATTTGGTGCCGGTAACCAGTTGGCTTCCAGATCGCCGCCGGGATTGTTTTTTTGGATGTACAGGGTGAGAGATCCATCGTCTCCCTTCTTCATGTTCGGAATCATCGGTGAATTGATCAGGTAGCGGTTAATCGGGTTCTCGATCAGATACTGGGACTTGCCGTCGTACATCGTCACCGACCAAAACGCATTCACCGGCGGGTATTGCCCTGCAGGGAAGGTGATCGTGTAGTTGTTCTTGCTGCAATCGAGCGTCTCACCATTGCCATCCACGCGAGTCAGCGGGTAGACGGCCTCGGCGGCGCTGTTGCCATAAAGTCCGGCCTTGGCGGTGCCGGAGCGCATCAGCCAGTCGCCGTTGTAGTGAGCTTCGTCCCCCGGCAGCGACCCGATCTGCCAACCATTGACGTTGGTCATACCGGAAGCCAGGTAGGTGCTGATCTTTTCGTCCCCCGCCTTCATCCCATCGATGATCGCATTTTTGTGCTCTGGCGAAAGTTCTTTCATCTCGAATGTTTTGTTCGGGCCGATGCCGATCGTCGCAAGCTTGGTGCGGATCTCCTTGTCCATCTTCGTCTCGGGAACATATTGAAGCGCCGCATCCAGATAGCTCCAGAAGTTCTCCTTGATACCGGCGGTGGTCGCCGGAATGAAGTCGATCGCCGGGGCGGCCTCAGGTGCGGGTTGTTTAAGGAAGGCGGAAAGCGGTTCCACCTTGTAGCCATCCTGGACCTTGATCACGTTTGGCATGTCTGCGGGATCGAACAACTGGGTCCGATACGCGACCAGCGAGAAGGGCGTGGTGGAGGTGAAGACTTCGTTGATGCCTTCGGGCTTTTCGCCTTTCCAATCGGGACCGACGACCATGTAGCTGCCGGCATCGTTGCCGGTGGCACGGCTGCCAATGTAGCCGTAGTTGTAGGTATTTCCGTCGCACATCATGACGGCGTAATAGCGTTCCTTCTCGACAGCCGGGACGGTCAGCACGATCGGCTCGGCTCGCAGATCGAGCCATGTGAAGGAGTAGGGCGTGTCGCTGTTGGGTGTGATAACCGCGGTGTCCTTGTAGGTGTAAACACGCGGCTCGTTCTTCAACTGGTTGAACGGGGCCTTGAACTGGCTGCCCCCTTTGTCGACAGCGTATTCATACATCACGGCATAATTCATCACTATCGGCAGCCCGTATATGAACCCTTGCTCGGCGAGCGCTTTCGTTTCCGTAGGAGAAGGAACCGTCGGCGCGTCAGCCGCGCCGACGTCGTGTCGCCCACTTGCGATGAATGTGACCGCGACGGCAGTGACAGCCGCGTAGGCGATCGAATAGGTTTTCATGGGATTCGCTATCGGGACTAAAGGGTGAAAAGGCTGTATTTGATTCTCAATCGAGGGCGTTTGGCAACGCCGCGGTTTGCGTGTTCAAAAATCGAACCGCCGAACTATTCGACGAGCTCAATCTCTCCAGGCCGCCAGGTCTTTTCGATCCATGCTTCCAGCGGACCGTACATCCTCAAAATCGTGAACCAACTCTTGCCGGGGATGGTTTCGAGCCAATTGCTCTCCTTGCCTACAGGAGCTTTCGGACCGAAATAGACATCGTAGGAACCGTCTTCGTTTTTCTGGAAGCCTTCGCTCTGGCTGCCGACGGTCGGAAAGGTCTGGCTGGTTTGCAGCAGTGACCGCGTCTGCGTGTCGTAAATCGTGACCGCCCAGAAATTGTTGATTGGCACATTGGGCGGCAGGTGAAGCTTGTACGTTTTCGCGCCGTCGAACGCATTTTTGTCGGCGTCCAAATATGCCAAGGCATAGTCGGATCCTGCTCCGGCGTGGCTGGTCGCCATCGCGGGCGTGACGCCGGTCGCGTTGAAGTAGAACAGCGGTCGTGCATCTAGCCCCATCGCGCCGTCCGCCTCGAACGACGTGTTCTTGTTGGCGTATGCCGTTGTCCAGGCGCTGTTCGTGTCGGGGTAGATGAAGACGCCGTCGATACGCGGTTGGTAGGTGATCGCACGCGCGGTGGCGTTGCCGAGCGTGGCAGCTTCGTTCAATAGCTTTTTCATCCGGTCATCGGGTTCAAAAGGTTTCCCCTTGACGATCCCAATCGCCGCCAATTGGCCTCGCATCTCCGGTCCGATGGCATCGATCGGCTCGGCCTGGACCAATTCGTTGAGGTCTTCAAAGAAGCTGATGTCGCGAGAGACGATCGTGCTGTAACTGGTGCCGGAAAAGTTAATGAACTCGGTGGCGGGAGGATCGTCCGCTTTGGCGAGTGGATAGATCCGCAGCTTCG
Above is a genomic segment from Rosistilla ulvae containing:
- a CDS encoding DUF1214 domain-containing protein yields the protein MTMKTNIFAITLTLAGALTAATANAQSDAAAPIVVNVDNFNKAQTDFEFEGILKMSGINQVHSNRTPTPIDKQNVIRMNRDTLYSIGVINISKGATVTLPDSGKRYMSLMVINNDGYVNDVYYGGGSHELTLEKFQTPYVGVVIRTLANPEDPSDLAIAHKLQDKIQIDAGSDQPFVLPNYDKTSYKATLDAILELAKGLKRYTQTFGSKAEVNPVHFMIGTASAWGGLPDKAAQYINVQPNLPVGEYEIVVKDVPVKGFWSISLYNEAGYFQQNKYNAYSLNSLTAKPNSDGSYTIRFGGDPDTTENCLPIMEGWNYAVRMYEPSQAIIDGSWTFPGPPTKRNK
- a CDS encoding DUF1254 domain-containing protein, coding for MKTYSIAYAAVTAVAVTFIASGRHDVGAADAPTVPSPTETKALAEQGFIYGLPIVMNYAVMYEYAVDKGGSQFKAPFNQLKNEPRVYTYKDTAVITPNSDTPYSFTWLDLRAEPIVLTVPAVEKERYYAVMMCDGNTYNYGYIGSRATGNDAGSYMVVGPDWKGEKPEGINEVFTSTTPFSLVAYRTQLFDPADMPNVIKVQDGYKVEPLSAFLKQPAPEAAPAIDFIPATTAGIKENFWSYLDAALQYVPETKMDKEIRTKLATIGIGPNKTFEMKELSPEHKNAIIDGMKAGDEKISTYLASGMTNVNGWQIGSLPGDEAHYNGDWLMRSGTAKAGLYGNSAAEAVYPLTRVDGNGETLDCSKNNYTITFPAGQYPPVNAFWSVTMYDGKSQYLIENPINRYLINSPMIPNMKKGDDGSLTLYIQKNNPGGDLEANWLPAPNDTVYLVMRLYWPTTEAPSVLPPGKGSWKPPGIVKAK
- a CDS encoding DUF1254 domain-containing protein; protein product: MASAGSGSALAQVSQEMLRAIGMPDSVETPIGKLEFFDGVPNNATIDKLYDNLDRMRAVEVYLNNQGAASLNAMWKGNAGIGADASNKVTITEQLLKPESLYLTGNTSTLYALTYLDLKTDGPLVVELPPGMLGFLDDAWFRFVENLGVIGPDRGKGGKYLLLPPDYTGADPEGFFIVKLPTYNNLMFLRGSIAKGLKPAVENIKSKLRIYPLAKADDPPATEFINFSGTSYSTIVSRDISFFEDLNELVQAEPIDAIGPEMRGQLAAIGIVKGKPFEPDDRMKKLLNEAATLGNATARAITYQPRIDGVFIYPDTNSAWTTAYANKNTSFEADGAMGLDARPLFYFNATGVTPAMATSHAGAGSDYALAYLDADKNAFDGAKTYKLHLPPNVPINNFWAVTIYDTQTRSLLQTSQTFPTVGSQSEGFQKNEDGSYDVYFGPKAPVGKESNWLETIPGKSWFTILRMYGPLEAWIEKTWRPGEIELVE